GGCTCTCCCCCGGAGCGTTTGTTGGCTGACGGGGGTTACTATTCGGGAGGTAATATCAGCAGGAGTTTGGAAGCGGGGATCGATCTCTACCTTCCGGTTTCAAACAGTGGGCACAAGGTAGCGGATTCTGCCTATCATCGTGACGCATTTGTCTATGATTCTGATTCCGACAGCTATCGATGTCCGCAGGGAGAGACTCTTCACTATCAGAGTAGACGGCGACGTCGCGGAACAGAAGTGCGCGTTTACAGCGGTCGTGCATCGAGTTGCGGCAGCTGCTCTAAACGTCATCTCTGTACTTCCTGTCGAGTTCGCAAGCTTGAGATCAGCGAGCACTACAGCTATGAACGCAAGATGCGAGCTAAGCTGTCGAGCAAAGAGGGTAAGGAGATATATCGACGACGGCAGGGTCAAGTGGAGCCTGTGTTTGGCAATATCAAGTACAACCTCGGTTTCACGCGCTTCCTTCTGCGTCGCCTGAGCAATGTGCGCGGCGAGTTTCTGCTGTTCTGCATCGCTCATAACATAAGAAAGCTGGCAGGAGGGCTCGCTTTTTATCATCTAAAACTGGTCCTAAAACCACTTATTGAAGCCTGTTATGTCCTCTCAGAGGCAATATGGGAAAGGAGCATGACTAAACAGCTTGCATGCCGATCAACTCAACACGTCACACCACAAATGGCAATATGAATCGACAATAAGTGACTTGTGGGACAGCCTCTCCTCATCTGCCCCATTGAAAGGACCGATATATGGAAGCAATCAAAGGTAAAATCTATAAATACGGTGACGACATCAACACCGACGTCATCTTCCCCGGCAAATATACCTACACCGTCACCGACCCTGCCGAGATGGCGCAGCATGCGATGGAGGACCTCGATCCCGATTTCGTGAAAACTGTCGAGAAGGGTGATGTTGTTGTCGGCGGCAAGAATTTCGGCTGCGGATCGTCGCGCGAGCAGGCTGTCAAATGCCTGAAATTTTCCGGTGTCGGTGCGGTCATAGCGAAGACGTTCTCGCGGATATATTTCCGCAATCTGATCAACAACGGCATCCCGGCGATTGTCAATGCGCAGCTTGTCGATTCTGTCGAACCGGGAGACAAAGTCGTGGTCGATCTGCAGAAAGGGACTGTCACGACGCCAAAGGGCGAGTTCAAATTTCCGGCATACGCGCCTGAGATTCAGCAGATTATAAATGCTGGCGGGCTGATACCGTATACGCAGAAGAAACTTGGGATCAAACCCTGACCGGGCGGGATTCAACCATGCAGAAGACTGAAAGCAACGTCATTACGAACGAAGCGTGGCAATCTCCGCATTTGAGTGCCGCGCTGGAAGGAACCCTTTCCTGCCAGCACTCTCAAGCTGACAGGAAGGGATTGCTGCGCGGGCGGGAACCCTTTCCTGCCCGCCCTGTGATGGGCATTGAGATCGCCACGTCGCTACGCTCCTCGCGATGACAGGTTTCTCTGCGCCGTCAGGATTCCCATCCTGACGGTAGTGCGACGCAGGAAGTGAGGAATCCGGTCAGGAATGGATTCCTGACCGCTCGAATAGAAGTCTTGAACCGGGCAACATTCAATTAGGAACAAACGGCACCGACAGGGCATTTTAGATGACACAGTCGACCACGATTAACTTGTTGAGGTTTGACCGCGATTATTGTATCTTGCAGCGAAATAAAAGGTAATCCGGAGGATACTAATGAAAGTTAACGCTTACGAAAAAGATGGTGTTTGGGTCATTGAGGTCAAGGGTCAGATGATGGGTGGGCCGGACACCGGTGAACTCGATGAAAAGCTCTACGCTATCGTTGGCAAGGGAAACAAGCATGCGATAGTCGATCTGGGAGGATGCGACTGGATCAACTCATCGGGACTGTCGATTCTGATCCACCACTACAAGAAATTCAAAGATGCGGGTGGCGAACTTAAGCTCGCGAATCTGACGAAGAAGGTCGAGCGTGTGATGGTGATCGCGCGGCTGACCGAGGTTTTCGACGCGAGAGACTCAGTCGCAGACGCCATCGCAGCATTCAAATAGCATTAGCAGCAATTGCCTTGACACAATTGAGCGATCATGGTATGATGGAATTGATATCGAAAAATGTAATCGCTGACAGGGGCTGATGATTTATTAAGGCACGAAGCGCCGTTAGGAACCCTTTCCTGACGGCC
The DNA window shown above is from Candidatus Zixiibacteriota bacterium and carries:
- a CDS encoding IS1182 family transposase; translation: EAGRSFFDPSMQLKVLFFAYCDGVRSCRAIAKHIRYDIRYRYFCGSLRSDFRTINRFRHDNLDLLGGYFAGMVLLFEELKLVDFSQLALDSSKFRAMSSACKRSRMKRLDRLSQEFATELSEDSVADGMSEEAEPVDESGLSQSSSADSEKKVDYSELSDPDARFMKTSEGGKRLSYNGHVVVEKNQVIIAADVSTNADDSVYFGTMVERTEEILGSPPERLLADGGYYSGGNISRSLEAGIDLYLPVSNSGHKVADSAYHRDAFVYDSDSDSYRCPQGETLHYQSRRRRRGTEVRVYSGRASSCGSCSKRHLCTSCRVRKLEISEHYSYERKMRAKLSSKEGKEIYRRRQGQVEPVFGNIKYNLGFTRFLLRRLSNVRGEFLLFCIAHNIRKLAGGLAFYHLKLVLKPLIEACYVLSEAIWERSMTKQLACRSTQHVTPQMAI
- a CDS encoding 3-isopropylmalate dehydratase codes for the protein MEAIKGKIYKYGDDINTDVIFPGKYTYTVTDPAEMAQHAMEDLDPDFVKTVEKGDVVVGGKNFGCGSSREQAVKCLKFSGVGAVIAKTFSRIYFRNLINNGIPAIVNAQLVDSVEPGDKVVVDLQKGTVTTPKGEFKFPAYAPEIQQIINAGGLIPYTQKKLGIKP
- a CDS encoding STAS domain-containing protein; amino-acid sequence: MKVNAYEKDGVWVIEVKGQMMGGPDTGELDEKLYAIVGKGNKHAIVDLGGCDWINSSGLSILIHHYKKFKDAGGELKLANLTKKVERVMVIARLTEVFDARDSVADAIAAFK